Proteins encoded together in one Impatiens glandulifera chromosome 1, dImpGla2.1, whole genome shotgun sequence window:
- the LOC124921424 gene encoding glucosidase 2 subunit beta-like, whose product MKPRIGSFFFFYVVFVIASFGRSVSISSKQFLGIDPQDENYFKALLSSDSIKCKDGFKKFTKSQLNDDFCDCPDGTDEPGTSACPKGKFYCRNTGHAPLTVFSSRVNDGICDCCDGSDEYDGQVKCSNSCWEAGKAARDKLKKKIAVYKEGLTLRKQEIEQAGLALAKDEAELSQLKNEEKTLKPLVEQLKEHKEQIEEAEEKERLQREKEESKKREAEEAEKKKSGSVEEPEIESKTVEDADHDTIDLVEDPPMNEEMTEGDDDSVTKYDHTEVEGSLENEEQDVDVPEKVEEAHADEHDTDKDASENTESMSKEELGRLVASRWTGENSGEQNGEFDDAKNDNHELFEEEHNNAHVEEHEGYDSETDSDSHKYNDGEEEDHDFGVEHDDSFSSYKSDDEIDFAETGAASNPTWLEKIQKTVQSILNSVNLFKTPVNIKDAARVRKDYDDSSAKLSKIQSRISKLTKKLNQDFGPEKEFYAFYDKCFESKESKYVYKVCPFKQASQEEGHRTTRLGKWQKFEESYRVMVFSDGDSCWNGPDRSIQVRLRCGLKNEVTDVDEPSRCEYVSLLSTPAVCSEEKLKELEQKLVFLNKEKPQGHDEL is encoded by the exons AAATTCACTAAATCTCAGCTGAATGACGACTTTTGTGATTGTCCTGATGGAACTGACGAGCCAG GTACATCGGCATGTCCTAAAGGGAAATTTTACTGCAGGAATACAGGGCATGCTCCTCTTACTGTATTCTCTTCAAGAGTTAACGATGGTATATGTG ATTGCTGTGACGGGAGTGATGAGTATGATGGTCAAGTGAAGTGCTCAAACTCTTGCTGGGAAGCTGGAAAAGCTGCAAGAGataaattaaagaagaagattGCAGTATACAAGGAAGGACTGACCTTGCGCAAGCAGGAAATTGAACAAGCAGGATTGGCTTTAGCGAAAGATGAGGCGGAGTTGTCACAACtgaaaaatgaagagaaaacTCTCAAACCACTTGTTGAACAGCTTAAGG AGCATAAGGAGCAGATTGAAGAAGCAGAGGAGAAGGAACGGTTacaaagagaaaaagaagagaGTAAAAAGAGAGAGGCTGAGGAAGCTGAAAAGAAGAAGAGTGGGTCCGTGGAGGAACCTGAAATAGAATCTAAGACTGTTGAAGATGCTGATCATGACACAATTGATCTTGTAGAGGACCCTCCAATGAATGAG GAAATGACAGAAGGCGATGATGACTCCGTAACTAAATATGACCATACTGAAGTTGAAGGTTCActagaaaatgaagaacaagaTGTC GACGTTccagagaaggtggaagaggcACATGCAGATGAACATGATACT GATAAAGATGCATCTGAAAATACGGAGTCAATGTCAAAGGAGGAGCTGGGTCGTCTTGTTGCTTCCCGTTGGACAGGTGAAAACTCTGGGGAGCAAAATGGAGAATTTGATGATGCAAAAAATGATAACCATGAACTCTTTGAAGAGGAGCATAATAATGCACATGTCGAGGAACATGAAGGGTATGATTCAGAAACTGATAGTGACAGTCACAAATACAATGATGGTGAAGAGGAAGACCATGATTTTGGAGTCGAGCATGATGATTCTTTTTCTTCATACAAGTCAGATGATGAAATTGACTTTGCAG AGACAGGAGCCGCAAGCAACCCAACTTGGTTGGAGAAGATACAAAAAACTGTTCAAAGCATTCTAAACTCTGTTAACTTGTTCAAGACTCCTGTTAATATAAAAG ATGCTGCTCGTGTCAGGAAAGATTATGACGACTCCAGTGCCAAGTTGTCCAAGATACAATCcagaatatcaaaattaaccaaaaAGCTAAACCAAGATTTCG GGCCAGAGAAGGAGTTTTATGCTTTCTATGATAAATGCTTTGAGAGCAAGGAGAGCAA GTACGTGTACAAAGTTTGTCCCTTTAAACAAGCTTCTCAGGAGGAGGGGCACAGAACCACTCGTTTGGG GAAGTGGCAGAAATTTGAGGAGTCATACAGAGTTATGGTATTCTCAGATGGTGATAGTTGTTGGAATGGACCAGATAGAAGCATACAG GTTAGACTAAGGTGTGGATTGAAGAATGAGGTAACGGATGTTGATGAACCTAGCCGTTGCGA ATATGTGTCCCTTCTGTCTACCCCAGCTGTCTGTTCTGAAGAAAAGCTGAAG GAGCTTGAACAAAAACTCGTATTTTTGAATAAGGAGAAACCACAGGGCCACGATGAACTCTAA
- the LOC124921425 gene encoding E3 ubiquitin-protein ligase SIRP1-like, producing the protein MDGGVGVNRYWCYNCEHVINPIRIGAEMVQCPLCQGGFVEDIASSGVVDSSSSSSREEDFSDFLGTAGSGGSESDRALSLWAPILLGMMSNPRRRRRLRRRLELADEEDDENNNNNQSHHEVESIDPRRRRRSSATILQLLQGIRAGMLSEADNNRRRESSDRENSILINPFDHSIILNGPSFGSENRNHNHRIGSLGDYFVGPGLDLLLQHLAENDPNRYGTPPAQKAVVETMPSVRINDNLSQCSVCLDDFEVGKEAKEMPCKHKFHSGCILPWLELHSSCPVCRYQLPLDEPKVDNNDIMAAAAVDVNGGVDDGNRRRFSMPIPWPLSSLFSSPSSSSLGSTSRTDENNNNNNNNEN; encoded by the coding sequence ATGGATGGAGGAGTGGGCGTGAATAGGTATTGGTGTTACAATTGTGAACATGTTATAAATCCAATCAGGATCGGGGCTGAGATGGTCCAATGCCCATTATGTCAAGGTGGATTTGTAGAAGATATAGCCTCCTCCGGCGTGGTtgactcttcatcttcctccTCTAGGGAAGAAGATTTCTCAGATTTCTTAGGAACAGCGGGATCTGGAGGATCTGAATCTGATCGGGCGCTCTCCCTTTGGGCGCCCATCTTGCTAGGCATGATGAGCAATCCGAGGCGTAGAAGGAGGTTAAGACGAAGACTTGAATTAgcagatgaagaagatgatgaaaacaacaacaacaatcagaGTCATCATGAGGTTGAATCGATTGACccgagaaggaggaggaggagctCCGCCACGATTCTTCAACTCCTCCAAGGAATTCGAGCAGGGATGTTATCAGAAGCAGACAACAACAGAAGGAGGGAATCATCCGATCGAGAGAATTCCATCTTGATCAACCCGTTTGACCATTCTATCATACTAAACGGTCCTTCGTTCGGTTCGGAAAACAGGAACCATAACCATCGAATTGGGTCTTTGGGCGATTACTTTGTTGGACCAGGGCTAGACTTATTGCTGCAACACTTGGCGGAAAACGACCCTAATCGATACGGGACCCCACCTGCTCAGAAAGCGGTGGTGGAAACTATGCCGAGCGTGAGAATAAATGATAACTTGTCGCAGTGTTCAGTCTGTTTGGATGATTTCGAGGTTGGTAAGGAAGCAAAAGAAATGCCTTGTAAGCATAAGTTCCATAGTGGATGTATTCTCCCTTGGCTTGAGCTTCATAGCTCATGTCCGGTTTGCAGGTATCAACTTCCTTTGGATGAACCAAAAGttgataataatgatattatggCTGCTGCTGCTGTTGATGTCAATGGAGGAGTCGATGATGGAAACAGGAGGCGTTTCTCGATGCCTATACCGTGGCCTCTCAGTAGTTTGTTTTCATCGCCTTCCTCTTCCAGCCTCGGTAGCACTTCTCGTACTGATGAGAATaacaataacaacaacaacaatgagAATTGA